The following are encoded in a window of Verrucomicrobiota bacterium genomic DNA:
- a CDS encoding sulfatase-like hydrolase/transferase: MLPSEGRETRFDYSKPLSGGPIDRGFDFFFGMHASLDITPYFYIRGRDPVMPPTEIIEASTSVGSEDGWNNIQGAFWREGPIAPDFVHEEVTPVFQKEAVKVIESYAAGSRQKPLFLYLALPSPHTPWLPTEAFRGKSEVGMYGDFVMQVDALVGTISDALKEAGMTKSTLLIFSSDNGPVWYEENTQRFGHSAAGPLRGKKATKWEGAHREPFLMRWPARIKAGSTNDRTISFVDVFATFGELLGLETLPTGAAQDSVSFLPALLGKQMEPRSPIVHDAQSIRSGDWKLILPSKGNRGSPGELYNLREDLGEQSNRYETHPELVEKFSNQLKSILAE; this comes from the coding sequence ATGCTTCCATCAGAGGGACGTGAAACGCGATTCGATTATTCAAAACCACTCAGCGGAGGTCCGATTGATCGTGGATTCGATTTTTTTTTCGGGATGCATGCTTCACTCGACATTACACCCTATTTCTACATCCGTGGCAGAGACCCAGTTATGCCACCGACAGAAATTATCGAAGCGAGCACAAGCGTGGGAAGCGAAGATGGCTGGAATAATATTCAAGGCGCTTTCTGGAGGGAAGGACCGATAGCTCCTGATTTCGTTCATGAAGAGGTAACTCCAGTATTTCAAAAAGAAGCGGTGAAAGTAATTGAAAGCTATGCAGCCGGATCGCGACAGAAACCGCTGTTTCTATACCTTGCCCTACCCTCGCCGCACACACCGTGGCTGCCAACGGAAGCATTTCGCGGGAAAAGTGAAGTAGGCATGTATGGAGACTTTGTGATGCAGGTAGATGCACTGGTTGGAACCATAAGCGATGCATTAAAAGAAGCCGGAATGACGAAGAGCACTTTACTTATCTTCTCCAGCGACAATGGACCGGTGTGGTATGAAGAGAACACTCAGCGTTTTGGACACTCAGCAGCAGGGCCACTTCGCGGCAAGAAAGCCACCAAGTGGGAAGGGGCACACCGTGAGCCGTTTCTGATGCGTTGGCCGGCGAGGATTAAGGCCGGGTCAACGAACGACCGAACGATCTCTTTTGTCGACGTGTTTGCAACTTTTGGCGAATTGCTCGGATTGGAAACATTGCCGACTGGCGCAGCTCAGGACAGTGTGAGTTTTCTACCGGCCTTATTGGGGAAGCAAATGGAACCACGATCACCCATTGTCCACGATGCCCAATCCATCCGCTCCGGTGACTGGAAGCTGATTCTTCCAAGCAAAGGAAACCGGGGTTCGCCAGGTGAACTTTATAATTTGAGGGAAGATTTAGGGGAGCAAAGTAATCGGTACGAAACACACCCTGAGCTGGTGGAAAAATTTTCGAATCAACTAAAGTCGATTCTAGCTGAATAA
- a CDS encoding sulfatase-like hydrolase/transferase: protein MKEHNPLQTVLRAFAVATLLAATACSADKEDTKSSAKPNIVFILADDLGYGDIGAYNPEGKIETPHLDQLAADGLRFTDAHSGGSTCVPSRYGLLTGRFAARANLQVRNGPVIKDDQSTIASLLQANGYQTAMVGK from the coding sequence ATGAAAGAGCATAACCCACTCCAGACAGTTTTGAGAGCATTTGCAGTTGCAACACTGCTCGCCGCTACCGCCTGCTCGGCAGACAAGGAGGATACCAAGTCCTCAGCCAAACCGAATATTGTTTTCATCCTCGCCGACGATCTCGGTTACGGCGATATCGGTGCCTATAATCCGGAAGGAAAAATAGAGACGCCGCATCTTGATCAATTGGCTGCAGACGGATTACGGTTTACGGATGCTCATTCGGGTGGCTCGACTTGTGTCCCATCCCGCTATGGTCTATTAACCGGCCGTTTTGCAGCGCGTGCTAATTTACAAGTCCGGAATGGTCCGGTTATTAAAGACGATCAGTCGACCATTGCTTCCCTGCTCCAAGCGAACGGCTATCAAACAGCTATGGTCGGCAAGTGA
- a CDS encoding GNAT family N-acetyltransferase, producing the protein MKPISNPGYLTESLFHRLNGEFVDRGDYYLIRTPTNSGFYWGNHLLFQDPPKVGDFGLWMSLHEREFGADTQHIAFGWDAEECGEVSQFEEHGFSFVSTAVLKLNRLIRTEKFNRDLNVRSIETDDEWAEVTELQIESGYDGGDLGSYRSFKERQIERFRIIQDNKAGAWWGAFLDGVIVGDMGLFFDENKEIGRFQNIGTSPKFRRQGVCSTLLYEVCRNGIETTPNLIICAEKDGMPEGIYRSLGFEFCSLQAGLCWRRLDVKG; encoded by the coding sequence TTCCATCGGTTGAATGGAGAGTTTGTTGACCGGGGGGATTACTATCTCATTCGCACCCCCACGAATTCTGGTTTCTATTGGGGGAATCACCTTCTTTTTCAGGATCCGCCAAAAGTAGGAGATTTTGGGTTGTGGATGAGCTTGCATGAAAGGGAGTTCGGAGCTGACACCCAGCATATTGCGTTTGGCTGGGATGCCGAAGAGTGTGGAGAGGTTTCCCAATTCGAAGAGCATGGATTTAGTTTTGTAAGTACCGCTGTGCTGAAGCTCAACCGTTTAATAAGGACCGAAAAGTTCAATCGAGATTTGAATGTTCGAAGCATTGAAACTGACGATGAGTGGGCGGAAGTAACGGAGCTTCAAATTGAATCTGGGTATGATGGAGGTGACCTGGGCAGCTATCGCTCGTTCAAGGAACGACAAATAGAGAGATTCCGAATTATTCAGGATAACAAGGCAGGAGCCTGGTGGGGAGCATTCCTCGATGGTGTTATCGTTGGAGATATGGGTCTATTCTTCGATGAGAACAAGGAAATCGGACGATTTCAAAACATCGGAACGTCGCCAAAGTTTCGAAGGCAAGGGGTGTGTTCTACTTTACTCTATGAAGTATGCCGCAACGGAATTGAGACCACTCCCAATCTTATCATTTGTGCTGAAAAAGACGGAATGCCAGAAGGCATTTATCGATCACTGGGATTCGAGTTCTGCTCATTGCAAGCAGGCTTATGTTGGCGTAGGCTGGATGTTAAAGGCTAG
- a CDS encoding sulfatase: MKFNRPFPLFCLLPFFGASIHCVFPTVASVAGEPPNVLFLSIDDLNDWIGALGGHPQAKTPNLDRLISQSVQFSNAHCAAPVCSASRHALLSGLRPSSTGWYSNTAKDREDYEKVLGETIPMPTHFKHNGYKTMAAGKVFHKGTSDVAGYDYWDEERPQYKWPKDLAAHGHGYQGKSGGHFHPFPPDGGGIYQLYQEGVDGQSLCWGALEKADMPPEGMPDEQVAAWAVSRLQEKQDKPFFLAVGFVRPHVPYTAPKEFFDMYPMDNIIMPVVPEDELSDIPLLGKTMAYGTIEGGDHYNVLKVGPNYWKEMVRAYLACVSFVDAQAGKVLDALEASPYADNTIVVFWSDHGQHLGEKRHWRKQALWEESTRVPLSFKIPQSKQAGTRSSQAVSLIDIYPSLIELCGLPPVKGLEGTSLIPQFNNPDQPRSEPAVTTWYYKNHSVRDLNFRYIQYRDGSEELYDHRSDPNEHHNLADNPGYTSVLKNLAAHIPSRNVIPPTMTDGGNDSYGKRVEKMKTEGVPNWLR, translated from the coding sequence ATGAAATTCAACCGACCTTTTCCCCTATTCTGTTTACTACCTTTCTTCGGTGCCAGTATCCACTGTGTGTTTCCAACAGTCGCAAGCGTAGCCGGCGAACCACCCAATGTCTTATTTTTGTCGATTGACGACTTGAACGATTGGATAGGCGCACTGGGTGGACATCCCCAGGCGAAGACACCCAATCTTGATCGACTGATTTCTCAAAGCGTCCAATTTAGCAACGCCCATTGCGCCGCACCCGTTTGCTCCGCTTCACGCCATGCTTTATTGAGCGGGCTTCGTCCTTCTTCAACCGGATGGTATTCCAATACCGCAAAAGACAGAGAGGACTATGAAAAGGTTTTGGGTGAAACCATTCCGATGCCGACCCACTTCAAACACAACGGTTACAAAACGATGGCCGCGGGAAAAGTCTTCCATAAAGGGACGAGCGACGTTGCCGGCTATGATTATTGGGATGAGGAGCGACCCCAGTATAAGTGGCCAAAAGATTTGGCTGCACATGGCCATGGTTACCAAGGGAAAAGCGGTGGGCACTTCCATCCTTTTCCACCCGATGGCGGAGGGATCTATCAGTTGTATCAAGAAGGTGTCGATGGTCAGTCCCTTTGCTGGGGGGCTTTGGAAAAAGCCGACATGCCACCCGAAGGAATGCCGGATGAACAGGTCGCGGCCTGGGCGGTGAGTCGATTGCAGGAAAAACAGGATAAGCCCTTTTTCCTCGCAGTAGGATTCGTTCGGCCACATGTGCCATACACGGCCCCCAAGGAGTTTTTTGATATGTATCCCATGGATAATATTATCATGCCGGTGGTTCCAGAAGACGAACTCAGCGATATTCCACTACTTGGCAAAACCATGGCGTATGGAACCATAGAAGGTGGGGATCATTATAATGTTCTCAAAGTTGGCCCAAACTATTGGAAAGAAATGGTTCGAGCCTATCTGGCCTGTGTTTCGTTTGTGGATGCGCAGGCAGGAAAAGTTTTGGATGCGCTTGAAGCCAGTCCTTATGCTGACAATACCATCGTCGTCTTTTGGTCGGACCACGGTCAGCACCTCGGCGAGAAACGTCATTGGAGGAAACAGGCGTTGTGGGAGGAATCCACCAGAGTCCCTCTGTCATTTAAAATACCACAGTCGAAACAGGCTGGTACCCGTTCCTCGCAGGCGGTGAGCCTGATAGACATTTACCCATCTTTGATCGAGTTGTGTGGATTGCCACCAGTAAAAGGATTGGAAGGAACCAGTTTGATCCCGCAGTTTAACAATCCCGACCAACCCAGAAGCGAACCTGCGGTCACCACCTGGTATTACAAAAACCACTCAGTCCGGGATTTGAATTTTCGATACATCCAATATAGGGATGGCAGCGAAGAACTGTACGACCACCGAAGCGATCCTAATGAGCATCATAACCTCGCAGATAACCCTGGTTACACCAGTGTGCTTAAGAACCTGGCCGCCCATATTCCAAGCAGGAATGTGATACCTCCGACCATGACCGATGGTGGTAATGATTCCTATGGGAAGAGGGTTGAGAAAATGAAAACCGAAGGCGTGCCAAACTGGTTGAGGTAG